One Littorina saxatilis isolate snail1 unplaced genomic scaffold, US_GU_Lsax_2.0 scaffold_142, whole genome shotgun sequence genomic window, gacagctacttgactaaatgttgtattttcgccttatgcgacttgttttgttttttgttttttgacaaatgtaataaaaagttatagggtcggcccctaaaaatagggtaggtcgggttaccgtaaccacacctatttcaTAAAACGGATTTAATTCCCCGGGAACTTCttcagttcacacacacacacacgcacacacccactcacacacatacacacacatacacacacacacacacacacacacacacactcatacacacacacacacactcacacacacacggcacacacacacacacacacacacacatacacacacaatgtttGAATATAAGAAAACGAATGACAAGAACGATCGGTGATTTCTCAGAAATCACTTAAGGAGAAAAATCCGGTCGCATATTTTGCAAGAAAGGACGCAGTCGCTTTGACCTGGTCTTTCTGAtttcaacttatgtgcaggtACGATCATTGTTTTCATGAATATTTCTCCTCCATGCTTTGTATTAAATgagcttttcacacacacaaaagtattacAGTACATATTAAATGACTAAAAAGAAGTTGTACGTTCACAGCACAAGAtggatctttttatatttagtcaagttttgactaaatattttaacatcgagggggaatcgaaacgagggtcgtggtgtatgtgcgtgtgtctgtctgtctgtctgtctgtctgtgtgtgtgtgtagagcgattcagactaaactactggaccgatctttatgaaatttgacatgagagttcctgggtatgaaatccccgaacgtttttttcatttttttgataaatgtctttgatgacgtcatatccggcttttcgtgaaagttgaggcggcactgtcacgccctcatttttcaaccaaattggttgaaattttggtcaagtaatcttcgacaaagcccggacttcggtattgcatttcagcttggtggcttaaaaattaattaatgactttggtcattaaaaatctgaaaattgtaaaaaaaaaaaaaaaatttataaaacggtCCAAAtatacgtttatcttattctccatcatttgctgattccaaaaacatataaatatgttatattcggattaaaaacaagctctgaaaattaaatatataaaaattattatcaaaattaaattgtcgaaatcaatttaaaaacactttcatcttattccttgtcggttcctgattccaaaaacatatagatatgatatgtttggattaaaaacacgctcagaaagttaaaacaaagagaggtacagaaaagcgtgctatccttcttagcgcaactactaccccgctcttcttgtcaatttcactgcctttgccatgagcggtggactgacgatgctacgagtatacggtcttgctgaaaaatggcatttgtCGCGGACAGTTGTATGTAGTTATAAGGTTCCTTGGTCGGGCGTTGCTGACAGGTACCTGTGTCAAGGTGGGAAGACCGGTAGCTGGCTTAGCTCAGTGATTCGCGCCTTGCACGctttgcacgcattgcacgggacgttcacggtaagctgcgcgctatttgtagggttcaccgtttacctggttgctgactgagaaattcataggcattcttttttctgtctcggccgagaccagatgtttgttcgaacggcttcgaaattcgtgtgtgaattgtcgtttgagttcgaagttattttcagtagtaatgtacgtctactgtggactttgttaaagtcggttgcgtaaagtgcgcgatgtttttcattagcctgtgtgaggtaagtcaaatttcttggtctaattggatagacttttgtcagtttttgctgaaggtgaattagcggccggtggcaggggacagggaacctacattagttaccagttgtactgttttgtctcgtctttgtgttgttgtaaatagtgttcatcatagggtttaaaaggaaatcattataatggtaaattatatcgtagaaggaaaccaaagtttagtcattgtgcttcctcctcatccctaataatgatgtctattggaggaggaagtcacgtgtcttatatttttggggagaatattgacttgggccttctaggctttcagtgtttactgtcgaagacagaccggacgggaaggtgcgaaccctagcttcacagcatggaggaggcaccaccacgctgctgcgtgagcagccagtttggactctcgcatcgtcacccccacgctgctgtgtgagcagcccctctggatcttctccgaggcttcattacgctgttttgagcagctatcttgtaacgtcacagcggcgcaaccacgctgctgttgggcagcaacatcgaaccggcgccgtcgctgcagagtgtgtgccgtgtgacagctctcaactgggctgattctctcacccccgcgacagagacgcaggtgtcgacccgagggcgcacccccccccctgaattcgtcgaacgtgtagataagtactttcttacgatagatatcatttatggaatgaggagggcctttatgacgtacgtgctttgtgtttgactgtcctgattgtctcgtatgtcgtttgttgacattattttgactgttgtgtactttctcatGTTCATTATGTTCATCCTCATGCATTCGTGGTAACCCTTTCATTGTTCcatccatcgtcacccccatatttcacccaactgggaactattaaatactttcatttatttgcatcggtgttctgtgagtgctgtgtggtgtggccaaagtttttgtgtgaaaaactaaacatgcaaacgtGCATGCACGCGACAATGGCGAGCTTGCCAGGATAAATCCTCTTTGAATTCAAGGAATTCACTTCATTTTTGTCGTTGGCCACACTTCCCATACACTGGACACTGATGTACTGTAGTTAAttagcttttgttgttgttgtctggtaACCTTGTGGGTTTCCTGTCCTTGTTGCCAGTCAGCTGTgccttgttttgatttttcatgTTTTGGCTAACCGTTTGCTAGTTGGTTCTTGTTTATGGAACTTCGTTCTGGTCGTGTTCTTGATGATAGTGCTATCATGGCGTCTAGGACGGAAAGTAGTTCGGATAGGATTGCTAGGTGGCGTTCACTTGCTGAGGAGCTAGGTGTTAAATCTGCCAGTATTCCTGAGTTTATTGCCGAGCGGATGACCCGTGAAGATGAGAAACAGGAAAAACTTGAACTAGAAAAGAAAGCTTATCAGGACAAGctagagctggaaagggaagcTTATCAGGACAAGCTAGAAGTAGCGCGTCGAGAGACTGATGAGAGAGTTAAGTATGTTCAAGCTCAGCGAGAGACTGATGAGAAAGCCGCGGAAGAAAAACAAAGGCAAGAGAGAGAGGACCATGACCGTAAgcaaaagcaggaaagagaagaGCATGACCTTCGCATGCAACTCCTGCAGAGAGAGTCGGAAAGTAAGAGGGTGAAGAAAGGAAGTAGGGATGGAGCTGATAATGAGGGAGATTCCTCAGGTGAAGAAGGGTCTAGTGACCTTCGTGGTTTTCGGCCTTCCATACCGATGTTTGATGAGAGCAAAGAAAACATAGCTACTTGGTTGAAAAGGTTTGAGAGAGTCGCTACCTTGTACAAGTGGAAGAGAAATACGTGGGCAACTAGGGTCTCGACTAGGTTGTCGGGTAGGGCTGTAGAAGTGTACAACACTCTGGATGATGATAGCGCAGACGACTATGACGGTTTGAAGGTCGCGTTGTTAGGCCGCTATCAGCTCACAGCCGAAACCTACCGCCGTCGTCTCAGAACCTGCAAGAGAAAAGAACATGAAACGTTCAGACAGTTCGGTGCTTGCATTGAAGAGAATTTGACTAAGTGGCATGAGCTTTCCGAGATCACAGAACTGAAACAGTTGGTTTTGCTGGAACAGTTCTTGCAGACCCTGAGCGCGGACATGGCCGCGTACGTTAAGGAGAAAAAACCTCAGACGTTAGCCGAAGCAGTTAAGTCCGCTGAGATTCATTTTGAAGCACACCGTGACAGTAAGAAGTTTTTTCAGCATGATCGTGATCAGGGTGGAAAGGCTGGCGTTGGTGAAAAGCAGAAAAGTGGAGATAACTCAGTTGGTACATCCGGTAGGAAGTGTTTCATCTGTGAGTCCCCCAAACATTTGGCTAGAGATTGCCCCAAGAAGAGCAAGTCGACGGGAGCGGTGAATAGTGGTCCTGAGAAGTCTTTACCGCCCGTCAGTGTACCCACTTTGTGTACTCCCTGTAGCCAGCAAGACTACGACCCGAGATGCCTGGTTGTAGTGGATGGTGTTGCAGTGGAGGGGTTGCGTGATACTGGATCTCAGGTTTGTGTCGTGAAGAGTTCATTAGTTTCCAGGTCTCAGTTCACAGGACAGGATCTTGAGGTTTCTATGGCTGAGAAAGACATCAAGAGGCGCTATCCAGTGATTAAGGTTCAGGTTGAATGTCCTTTCTACACTGGTGAGGTTGAGGCTATCGTCATGGATACACCTGTTGCTGATTTCATTGTAGGTAATCACGCCCGGCTGGGTGACTCGATTGTTCTTCCAGTGTACGCTGTGTCCAAGGTTGTGTCAGTTGTCACTCGTGCTCAGGCTGCCGCTGAAGGGAAGAAGTCGACTTTGTTACATGTTGCTGCTCCAGGGCTAGAAACAGTCACCCCTGAGCAGTTGCATGACCTTCAGCGGAATGATTCGACTTTGAAGAGTTGTCGTGAGGCGGCAGATCGCCGAGACGTCAGAACGTCTGGTCACTCCGGGGAAGTTGGGtttgtttggaagaagaagattctgTACCGTGAGTATCGCGGTGGTGGTAGCGTCTATACTCAGGTTGTTGTTCCCCAGCAGTTGAGGTTAGGTGTTATCAAGTTGGCCCATGAACCGCCTATGGGAGGTCACATGGGTGTCCAGAGGACACGTGATCGAGTTTGGCAGCAGTTTTTTTGGCCAGGTATGTGCGCAGACATACGTCGCTTTGTGTTGTCTTGTGATCAGTGTCAGAAGGTTTCTCATAAGCCACAGAAGGTACCGTTAGGTAAGATGCCTCTCATCGATACGCCGTTCGAGCGGGTGGCGATCGATCTGGTGGGTCCCATCATCCCTGCTTCTGAGTCTGGTAACCGGTACATCTTAGTGtttgtggactacgctactcggtaCCCGGAAGCCATTCCATTGAAGTCGATTGAGGCTGTGAAGGTTGCAGAAGCGATGTGGGCAGTCTGGACTCGAGTAGGAATTCCCTCAGAGATTTTGACAGACCGTGGTACCCAGTTCATGTCCGAGGTGATGAAAGAAGTGGAGCGTTTGCTGGCCATCAAGGGTTTAGCGACTACTCCGTACCATGCGCAAGGAAACGGATTGGTGGAACGGTACAACGGAACACTCAAGACCATGCTACGCAAGCTTGCTCAAGAGAAACCGAAGCAGTGGGATCGCTACATTCCTGCACTCCTCTTCGCTTATCGTGAAGTTCCACAGGAGAGTCTGGGATTCTCTCCCTTTGAGCTTCTATACGGCAGGACAGTGCGAGGACCCATGTCTGTTCTTCGCAACCTATGGACGGAGGAGCAAGTCGATGAACAAGTTCGTACGACTTCTGAGTATGTGGTTGACTTGAGGAACCGGATTGAGGAAACCTGCAAACTGGCGCGTCAGAATCTGTCAGCTGCTGCACAGAAACACGCGGAGGTGTTCAACCGGAAGACAGTGCGAAGACAGTTCCAGCCTGGAGACAAGGTTTTGTTGCTGCtgccgcagaagaagaacaagctgCAGTTGTGTTGGCAGGGACCATTCGACGTTCTGGAGAAGAAGGGCGAGTCAGACTACAGGATTCGGATCTACGGGCGTGAGAAGCTGTACCACGCCAATCTTCTAAAGttgtacagagacagacaaggacGACAGGGTCAACCTGTTGTGGGGTTTGAGCTAACAGAGATCAAAGGCGACCTTTTCAGCTGTGAACCTGATGATGCTATGGCCCACTGCGTCAGTGAAGATCTTGAGATGGGAAAAGGCATTGCCGTTCACTTCAAGCAATCGTTTGGAAAAGTTGATCAACTTAGAGCACAAAACAAGAAGGTGGGAGAGGTAGCTGTACTACAGGTAGGTGCTTCCTACGTTTACTACATGATCACCAAGAAACGCTACTTTCACAAACCCTCCTACAAAACGCTGCGGTCCTCCATGGAAGCTATGAGGGACCACTGCAAGCAGAACAATGTCGCTTCCCTGGCCATGCCGCGGATCGGATGTGGATTGGACGAGCTGAACTGGAGCGCCGTCCTTGAGATGATCAAGGAAGTCTTCAAGAACACGGGCATAACTGTTAAGGTCTACACCTTCGGTGGCTAAGAAACAcagtattttgtacatttttgacGTGCATGCTACAGGAATAATGCAtatcttgttgtttgtttgttttgtcatgtgcGGGTGATTCCCGGTAGTCGCAACGTGGGAGCCGACTACCTCAGTCGGGCATGCGTTGAATAGGGATCTTTTGCCGTGTAGACAGATGTCTATGCTTAACTTGGGGGGCATTGTCGCGGACAGTTGTATGTAGTTATAAGGTTCCTTGGTCGGGCGTTGCTGACAGGTACCTGTGTCAAGGTGGGAAGACCGGTAGCTGGCTTAGCTCAGTGATTCGCGCCTTGCACGctttgcacgcattgcacgggacgttcacggtaagctgcgcgctatttgtagggttcaccgtttacctggttgctgactgagaaattcataggcattcttttttctgtctcggccgagaccagatgtttgttcgaacggcttcgaaattcgtgtgtgaattgtcgtttgagttcgaagttattttcagtagtaatgtacgtctactgtggactttgttaaagtcggttgcgtaaagtgcgcgatgtttttcattagcctgtgtgaggtaagtcaaatttcttggtctaattggatagacttttgtcagtttttgctgaaggtgaattagcggccggtggcaggggacagggaacctacattagttaccagttgtactgttttgtctcgtctttgtgttgttgtaaatagtgttcatcatagggtttaaaaggaaatcattataatggtaaattatatcgtagaaggaaaccaaagtttagtcattgtgcttcctcctcatccctaataatgatgtctattggaggaggaagtcacgt contains:
- the LOC138957152 gene encoding uncharacterized protein, with product MELRSGRVLDDSAIMASRTESSSDRIARWRSLAEELGVKSASIPEFIAERMTREDEKQEKLELEKKAYQDKLELEREAYQDKLEVARRETDERVKYVQAQRETDEKAAEEKQRQEREDHDRKQKQEREEHDLRMQLLQRESESKRVKKGSRDGADNEGDSSGEEGSSDLRGFRPSIPMFDESKENIATWLKRFERVATLYKWKRNTWATRVSTRLSGRAVEVYNTLDDDSADDYDGLKVALLGRYQLTAETYRRRLRTCKRKEHETFRQFGACIEENLTKWHELSEITELKQLVLLEQFLQTLSADMAAYVKEKKPQTLAEAVKSAEIHFEAHRDSKKFFQHDRDQGGKAGVGEKQKSGDNSVGTSGRKCFICESPKHLARDCPKKSKSTGAVNSGPEKSLPPVSVPTLCTPCSQQDYDPRCLVVVDGVAVEGLRDTGSQVCVVKSSLVSRSQFTGQDLEVSMAEKDIKRRYPVIKVQVECPFYTGEVEAIVMDTPVADFIVGNHARLGDSIVLPVYAVSKVVSVVTRAQAAAEGKKSTLLHVAAPGLETVTPEQLHDLQRNDSTLKSCREAADRRDVRTSGHSGEVGFVWKKKILYREYRGGGSVYTQVVVPQQLRLGVIKLAHEPPMGGHMGVQRTRDRVWQQFFWPGMCADIRRFVLSCDQCQKVSHKPQKVPLGKMPLIDTPFERVAIDLVGPIIPASESGNRYILVFVDYATRYPEAIPLKSIEAVKVAEAMWAVWTRVGIPSEILTDRGTQFMSEVMKEVERLLAIKGLATTPYHAQGNGLVERYNGTLKTMLRKLAQEKPKQWDRYIPALLFAYREVPQESLGFSPFELLYGRTVRGPMSVLRNLWTEEQVDEQVRTTSEYVVDLRNRIEETCKLARQNLSAAAQKHAEVFNRKTVRRQFQPGDKVLLLLPQKKNKLQLCWQGPFDVLEKKGESDYRIRIYGREKLYHANLLKLYRDRQGRQGQPVVGFELTEIKGDLFSCEPDDAMAHCVSEDLEMGKGIAVHFKQSFGKVDQLRAQNKKVGEVAVLQVGASYVYYMITKKRYFHKPSYKTLRSSMEAMRDHCKQNNVASLAMPRIGCGLDELNWSAVLEMIKEVFKNTGITVKVYTFGG